In Sparus aurata chromosome 2, fSpaAur1.1, whole genome shotgun sequence, a single genomic region encodes these proteins:
- the LOC115569778 gene encoding uncharacterized protein LOC115569778 isoform X3: protein MQLPVQAPLSQYNCQHTSTDRTGSEDFYLFGGGRGRDFTCLLIRERPGSELVSRVAMHHSVTPHGGKPAVERCTTCCRKFHCPLCPTGMFKPTHPSRLQRHLEVHIKNAIAFEDKKICRCNLNCRNGGHYHCPICDKTIIKRTDMEAHLKSCPIQQTSTLAAAHSKQSQDSSLSSLQPSSSAASIPLLPPTIISTSPDLLVQQDTTTCTIPSAQSIQSSTIHSSADTHMTSSSPLVSSSNPSQGPKSKLKKVEYPFGSVTRLKRNLAKHIQKKHPKKSKDVTETDHLKSICVDAKNGISAVQKGGHGFSVPIHVQNKTWGQVHKVQCELEECKQYSKMASRSGLTFAHCEHIRSLQYCTDIATEECLREEVLTEMGHLKFFGDSKKSTCIKRQKYAQEAHVPLCVEVSFEESSKHFCFSVHEPTLHYHSRLGRIFVTYNSSANTWHCPCAKPRMSCVHKNISKWHLFQTNRDVFRTEETSTSTPKKHQDTVYPPSAEVFRRLVEYIYRHKNLPADLPDDVVKPKALTDYVTELQPAETVCALCSGPVNLEKSARISRKARIITMNGVIENVSTYFRRCPVCHMTYRYQEWQDGLHNFNDHTILTLELCVYLRLNLQNNVSVSKVLNALEGLRKMTIPARETVLHAYCHFEALTSHDYSFSCVCCGYYPPVVVMDLHKKGVFNFPVSDIKDAPENFTGDVNIEEFWDSVQLEMISRGFVQSCAKNSFSVRPSFEYWGPWIGKNTRRSEMALNTEFEKATSAKSSTEAEVSMVSEDRLADELMKQKVSTVHKLCKACNLDAKGPRMDLILRLRQEMKTRHSYDKIFQKIWGASGGWSVILCPHGVVYSLKFNLRAASPRDFADLLLSWKHLPNVTVYDFAQCLATHVNLRWPTVIPFKPHEGRLAASTPQNITAAQQNKLNISLPWLTEMLQNPDKDGHPCTGSPDHYVLYDKFHEANTKDPQEVLRRINLVPELQGSLSSQVAEQLFSCMRKNNYFLNNMAPSTHVFLMRNLIHHRNNKTNAQLLEKLLQRGRASHRLQDITLDKFGQAVFGPPAPDLPTQHHPAVAGTPQQLHERPTDPNTDTNACGPHCEMITKCENVRPCRASWTFKLHPAQEQLLEHVLDTHKPADELIVKTGKSCLTRSDFWRLGLNKEMESTIGNACFEVIEKIAQSQGKNIFVADLYIVPTWRKPTLCDPLVSLPNDASSRDAIVIPVWKPGHFLLSVLKPTQREILFLDSLSAPLGFGDEEMMGLLRNLSQSLNPGNWTEKTGLQIQGFPRQTGGIDCGIFMLMNALYTTLDAPYDFSINDMPLLRQWWCIILMENFDLGRMRSTCLKMPHLSSGVCWTLQLMLR from the exons ATGCAGCTTCCGGTGCAGGCTCCACTTTCCCAGTACAACTGTCAGCACACCTCCACTGACAGGACGGGAAGTGAagacttttatttgtttggtgGGGGAAGGGGGCGTGATTTCACCTGCCTTTTAATTCGAGAGAGACCAGGGAGCGAGCTTGTGTCACGAGTAGCG ATGCATCATTCAGTTACTCCACATGGTGGAAAGCCTGCAGTGGAACGCTGCACAACATGCTGCAGAAAGTTCCACTGCCCTCTTTGTCCAACAGGCATGTTTAAACCGACCCATCCATCCAGACTTCAGCGGCATTTGGAGGTCCACATAAAAAATGCCATTGCATTTGAAG ATAAGAAGATCTGCCGCTGCAATTTGAACTGCAGGAATGGGGGACATTATCATTGTCCTATTTGTGacaaaacaattattaaaaGGACAGAC atGGAAGCACACTTAAAGTCTTGTCCCATACAACAAACTTCCACCTTAGCTGCTGCCCATTCCAAACAGAGTCAGGATTCATCCTTGTCCTCCCTGCAACCAAGTTCATCTGCTGCATCCATTCCTCTGCTTCCACCAACCATAATATCCACATCTCCAGACCTTCTTGTGCAACAAGATACAACCACATGTACGATTCCCTCTGCCCAATCAATCCAATCATCTACCATCCACTCCTCAGCAGACACACATATGACATCGTCTTCTCCTTTGGTTTCCTCTTCGAACCCTTCTCAAGGTCCAAAATCAAAACTGAAAAAGGTTGAATATCCCTTCGGTTCAGTTACTCGTTTGAAGAGAAACTTGGCCAAACACATCCAGAAGAAGCACCCCAAGAAATCAAAGGATGTAACAGAAACTGATCATTTGAAGAGTATTTGTGTGGATGCCAAAAATGGGATTTCTGCAGTCCAAAAAGGAGGGCATGGCTTTTCAGTCCCCATACATGTACAGAACAAAACCTGGGGTCAAGTACACAAGGTTCAGTGTGAGTTGGAGGAATGCAAGCAGTACTCCAAAATGGCATCACGAAGTGGATTAACTTTTGCACACTGTGAACACATCCGCTCTTTGCAGTACTGTACAGACATAGCCACAGAAGAATGCCTCAGAGAAGAAGTGTTAACAGAAATGGGGCACTTGAAATTTTTTGGTGATTCAAAAAAGTCGACCTGTATTAAAAGGCAAAAATATGCACAGGAAGCACATGTCCCTCTCTGTGTTGAGGTGTCATTTGAGGAAAGCTCAAagcacttttgtttttcagtccatGAGCCAACTTTACACTATCACAGTCGCCTCGGGAGGATCTTTGTAACATACAATTCATCAGCAAACACATGGCATTGCCCTTGTGCCAAACCAAGGATGTCATGTGTCCACAAAAACATAAGCAAATGgcatttatttcaaacaaacaggGATGTGTTCAGAACAGAAGAAACCAGCACCAGTACACCAAAAAAGCACCAAGATACTGTCTATCCACCATCAGCAGAAGTCTTCAGACGTCTTGTAGAGTATATATACAGACATAAAAATCTTCCAGCTGACCTGCCGGATGACGTTGTAAaaccaaaagcactcacagacTATGTCACAGAGTTGCAGCCAGCAGAGACAGTTTGTGCACTCTGTTCAGGACCTGTTAATCTTGAAAAGTCAGCAAGGATTTCCAGAAAAGCCAGAATAATCACCATGAATGGGGTGATTGAAA ATGTATCGACCTATTTCCGGCGATGTCCAGTGTGTCACATGACCTATAGATACCAGGAATGGCAGGACGGTCTACATAACTTCAATGACCATACTATATTGACCCTTGAACTGTGTGTATACCTGAGACTTAACCTACAG AACAACGTCTCAGTATCCAAGGTTTTAAATGCACTTGAAGGCCTAAGGAAGATGACAATTCCTGCCAGAGAAACAGTTCTGCACGCCTACTGCCACTTTGAGGCATTGACAAGCCATGATTActctttttcttgtgtttgcTGTGGCTACTATCCTCCAGTAGTTGTCATGGACCTACACAAAAAAGGAGTGTTCAACTTCCCTG TGAGTGACATTAAAGATGCCCCAGAAAACTTCACCGGTGATGTTAACATTGAAGAGTTCTGGGACTCTGTACAGCTGGAGATGATTTCTCGTGGCTTTGTCCAAA GTTGTGCAAAGAACAGCTTCAGTGTAAGACCTAGTTTTGAGTACTGGGGCCCATGGATTGGAAAGAATACACGTCGATCTGAGATGGCATTAAACACAGAATTTGAAAAAGCAACCTCTGCCAAGTCCTCCACTGAAGCTGAAGTCAGCATGGTGTCAGAGGACCGGCTGGCGGATGAGCTCATGAAGCAGAAG GTTTCAACTGTGCATAAACTGTGCAAGGCCTGTAATTTGGATGCGAAGGGACCGCGGATGGATCTGATTCTTAGACTTAGACAAGAGATGAAGACACGACACTCATACGACAAGATATTCCAGAAAATCTGGGGAGCATCTG GTGGGTGGTCAGTGATTCTCTGTCCACATGGTGTGGTGTACAGTTTGAAGTTTAATCTGCGTGCAGCATCTCCACGAGATTTTGCTGACCTCCTTCTATCCTGGAAACATCTGCCAAATGTCACTGTTTATGACTTTGCTCAGTGTCTGGCAACTCATGTCAACCTACGGTGGCCAACTGTGATACCGTTCAAGCCGCATGAAGGGAGATTGGCTGCATCGACACCACAGAACATCACAGCAGCTCAGCAAAACAAACTCAATATCTCCCTACCGTGGCTGACTGAAATGTTGCAGAATCCAGATAAAGATGGGCATCCATGCACTGGTTCCCCAGACCATTATGTCTTGTATGACAAATTCCATGAGGCCAATACCAAAGAcccacaggaagtgttgaggaGGATCAACCTGGTTCCAGAACTTCAGGGTTCTTTGAGTAGCCAGGTGGCCGAGCAACTCTTTTCATGTATGCGCAAGAACAATTACTTCCTCAATAACATGGCTCCCTCAACACACGTTTTTTTGATGAGAAACCTAATacatcacagaaacaacaaaacgaATGCGCAGCTTTTAGAAAAGCTGCTACAGAGAGGACGTGCGTCACATCGTTTGCAAGACATCACACTGGACAAATTTGGACAAGCAGTATTtg GGCCCCCAGCACCTGATTTGCCGACACAGCATCATCCTGCAGTCGCTGGAACACCTCAGCAGCTACATGAGCGCCCCACTGACCCAAACACAG ACACTAATGCTTGTGGACCACATTGTGAAATGATCACAAAATGTGAGAATGTGAGACCATGCCGAGCATCATGGACCTTCAAGCTACATCCTGCCCAAGAGCAGTTG CTTGAACATGTGTTGGACACCCACAAACCAGCAGACGAACTCATtgtaaaaacaggaaaaagttGCCTGACCCGAAGTGACTTCTGGAGGCTTGGATTGAACAAGGAAATGGAATCAACC ATAGGAAATGCGTGTTTTGAAGTCATTGAGAAAATTGCTCAATCACAG gggaaaaacatttttgtggctGACCTCTACATCGTACCAACCTGGCGAAAACCAACATTGTGTGATCCACTTGTAAGCTTACCT AATGATGCTTCAAGCAGAGATGCCATTGTCATTCCTGTGTGGAAACCTGGGCATTTCCTGCTCTCT GTTTTGAAACCAACACAGAGAGAAATCCTCTTTCTTGACTCCCTAAGTGCTCCATTAGGATTTGGTGATGAGGAGATGATGGGACTGCTGAG AAACCTTTCCCAGTCACTAAATCCTGGCAACTGGACAGAGAAAACTGGATTACAAATTCAG GGTTTTCCACGACAAACAGGCGGGATTGACTGTGGCATCTTCATGTTGATG AATGCACTTTACACCACACTGGATGCTCCATATGACTTTTCTATT AATGACATGCCACTTTTGCGACAGTGGTGGTGTATCATCCTTATGGAAAATTTTGACCTTGGAAG GATGAGATCCACCTGCCTGAAGATGCCCCACTTGTCCTCAG GGGTCTGTTGGACTCTGCAACTGATGCTGCGCTAA
- the LOC115569778 gene encoding uncharacterized protein LOC115569778 isoform X4, with protein MQLPVQAPLSQYNCQHTSTDRTGSEDFYLFGGGRGRDFTCLLIRERPGSELVSRVAMHHSVTPHGGKPAVERCTTCCRKFHCPLCPTGMFKPTHPSRLQRHLEVHIKNAIAFEDKKICRCNLNCRNGGHYHCPICDKTIIKRTDMEAHLKSCPIQQTSTLAAAHSKQSQDSSLSSLQPSSSAASIPLLPPTIISTSPDLLVQQDTTTCTIPSAQSIQSSTIHSSADTHMTSSSPLVSSSNPSQGPKSKLKKVEYPFGSVTRLKRNLAKHIQKKHPKKSKDVTETDHLKSICVDAKNGISAVQKGGHGFSVPIHVQNKTWGQVHKVQCELEECKQYSKMASRSGLTFAHCEHIRSLQYCTDIATEECLREEVLTEMGHLKFFGDSKKSTCIKRQKYAQEAHVPLCVEVSFEESSKHFCFSVHEPTLHYHSRLGRIFVTYNSSANTWHCPCAKPRMSCVHKNISKWHLFQTNRDVFRTEETSTSTPKKHQDTVYPPSAEVFRRLVEYIYRHKNLPADLPDDVVKPKALTDYVTELQPAETVCALCSGPVNLEKSARISRKARIITMNGVIENVSTYFRRCPVCHMTYRYQEWQDGLHNFNDHTILTLELCVYLRLNLQNNVSVSKVLNALEGLRKMTIPARETVLHAYCHFEALTSHDYSFSCVCCGYYPPVVVMDLHKKGVFNFPVSDIKDAPENFTGDVNIEEFWDSVQLEMISRGFVQSCAKNSFSVRPSFEYWGPWIGKNTRRSEMALNTEFEKATSAKSSTEAEVSMVSEDRLADELMKQKVSTVHKLCKACNLDAKGPRMDLILRLRQEMKTRHSYDKIFQKIWGASGGWSVILCPHGVVYSLKFNLRAASPRDFADLLLSWKHLPNVTVYDFAQCLATHVNLRWPTVIPFKPHEGRLAASTPQNITAAQQNKLNISLPWLTEMLQNPDKDGHPCTGSPDHYVLYDKFHEANTKDPQEVLRRINLVPELQGSLSSQVAEQLFSCMRKNNYFLNNMAPSTHVFLMRNLIHHRNNKTNAQLLEKLLQRGRASHRLQDITLDKFGQAVFGPPAPDLPTQHHPAVAGTPQQLHERPTDPNTDTNACGPHCEMITKCENVRPCRASWTFKLHPAQEQLLEHVLDTHKPADELIVKTGKSCLTRSDFWRLGLNKEMESTIGNACFEVIEKIAQSQGKNIFVADLYIVPTWRKPTLCDPLVSLPNDASSRDAIVIPVWKPGHFLLSVLKPTQREILFLDSLSAPLGFGDEEMMGLLRNLSQSLNPGNWTEKTGLQIQGFPRQTGGIDCGIFMLMNALYTTLDAPYDFSINDMPLLRQWWCIILMENFDLGSHGKRFAHWTDASKAVLRG; from the exons ATGCAGCTTCCGGTGCAGGCTCCACTTTCCCAGTACAACTGTCAGCACACCTCCACTGACAGGACGGGAAGTGAagacttttatttgtttggtgGGGGAAGGGGGCGTGATTTCACCTGCCTTTTAATTCGAGAGAGACCAGGGAGCGAGCTTGTGTCACGAGTAGCG ATGCATCATTCAGTTACTCCACATGGTGGAAAGCCTGCAGTGGAACGCTGCACAACATGCTGCAGAAAGTTCCACTGCCCTCTTTGTCCAACAGGCATGTTTAAACCGACCCATCCATCCAGACTTCAGCGGCATTTGGAGGTCCACATAAAAAATGCCATTGCATTTGAAG ATAAGAAGATCTGCCGCTGCAATTTGAACTGCAGGAATGGGGGACATTATCATTGTCCTATTTGTGacaaaacaattattaaaaGGACAGAC atGGAAGCACACTTAAAGTCTTGTCCCATACAACAAACTTCCACCTTAGCTGCTGCCCATTCCAAACAGAGTCAGGATTCATCCTTGTCCTCCCTGCAACCAAGTTCATCTGCTGCATCCATTCCTCTGCTTCCACCAACCATAATATCCACATCTCCAGACCTTCTTGTGCAACAAGATACAACCACATGTACGATTCCCTCTGCCCAATCAATCCAATCATCTACCATCCACTCCTCAGCAGACACACATATGACATCGTCTTCTCCTTTGGTTTCCTCTTCGAACCCTTCTCAAGGTCCAAAATCAAAACTGAAAAAGGTTGAATATCCCTTCGGTTCAGTTACTCGTTTGAAGAGAAACTTGGCCAAACACATCCAGAAGAAGCACCCCAAGAAATCAAAGGATGTAACAGAAACTGATCATTTGAAGAGTATTTGTGTGGATGCCAAAAATGGGATTTCTGCAGTCCAAAAAGGAGGGCATGGCTTTTCAGTCCCCATACATGTACAGAACAAAACCTGGGGTCAAGTACACAAGGTTCAGTGTGAGTTGGAGGAATGCAAGCAGTACTCCAAAATGGCATCACGAAGTGGATTAACTTTTGCACACTGTGAACACATCCGCTCTTTGCAGTACTGTACAGACATAGCCACAGAAGAATGCCTCAGAGAAGAAGTGTTAACAGAAATGGGGCACTTGAAATTTTTTGGTGATTCAAAAAAGTCGACCTGTATTAAAAGGCAAAAATATGCACAGGAAGCACATGTCCCTCTCTGTGTTGAGGTGTCATTTGAGGAAAGCTCAAagcacttttgtttttcagtccatGAGCCAACTTTACACTATCACAGTCGCCTCGGGAGGATCTTTGTAACATACAATTCATCAGCAAACACATGGCATTGCCCTTGTGCCAAACCAAGGATGTCATGTGTCCACAAAAACATAAGCAAATGgcatttatttcaaacaaacaggGATGTGTTCAGAACAGAAGAAACCAGCACCAGTACACCAAAAAAGCACCAAGATACTGTCTATCCACCATCAGCAGAAGTCTTCAGACGTCTTGTAGAGTATATATACAGACATAAAAATCTTCCAGCTGACCTGCCGGATGACGTTGTAAaaccaaaagcactcacagacTATGTCACAGAGTTGCAGCCAGCAGAGACAGTTTGTGCACTCTGTTCAGGACCTGTTAATCTTGAAAAGTCAGCAAGGATTTCCAGAAAAGCCAGAATAATCACCATGAATGGGGTGATTGAAA ATGTATCGACCTATTTCCGGCGATGTCCAGTGTGTCACATGACCTATAGATACCAGGAATGGCAGGACGGTCTACATAACTTCAATGACCATACTATATTGACCCTTGAACTGTGTGTATACCTGAGACTTAACCTACAG AACAACGTCTCAGTATCCAAGGTTTTAAATGCACTTGAAGGCCTAAGGAAGATGACAATTCCTGCCAGAGAAACAGTTCTGCACGCCTACTGCCACTTTGAGGCATTGACAAGCCATGATTActctttttcttgtgtttgcTGTGGCTACTATCCTCCAGTAGTTGTCATGGACCTACACAAAAAAGGAGTGTTCAACTTCCCTG TGAGTGACATTAAAGATGCCCCAGAAAACTTCACCGGTGATGTTAACATTGAAGAGTTCTGGGACTCTGTACAGCTGGAGATGATTTCTCGTGGCTTTGTCCAAA GTTGTGCAAAGAACAGCTTCAGTGTAAGACCTAGTTTTGAGTACTGGGGCCCATGGATTGGAAAGAATACACGTCGATCTGAGATGGCATTAAACACAGAATTTGAAAAAGCAACCTCTGCCAAGTCCTCCACTGAAGCTGAAGTCAGCATGGTGTCAGAGGACCGGCTGGCGGATGAGCTCATGAAGCAGAAG GTTTCAACTGTGCATAAACTGTGCAAGGCCTGTAATTTGGATGCGAAGGGACCGCGGATGGATCTGATTCTTAGACTTAGACAAGAGATGAAGACACGACACTCATACGACAAGATATTCCAGAAAATCTGGGGAGCATCTG GTGGGTGGTCAGTGATTCTCTGTCCACATGGTGTGGTGTACAGTTTGAAGTTTAATCTGCGTGCAGCATCTCCACGAGATTTTGCTGACCTCCTTCTATCCTGGAAACATCTGCCAAATGTCACTGTTTATGACTTTGCTCAGTGTCTGGCAACTCATGTCAACCTACGGTGGCCAACTGTGATACCGTTCAAGCCGCATGAAGGGAGATTGGCTGCATCGACACCACAGAACATCACAGCAGCTCAGCAAAACAAACTCAATATCTCCCTACCGTGGCTGACTGAAATGTTGCAGAATCCAGATAAAGATGGGCATCCATGCACTGGTTCCCCAGACCATTATGTCTTGTATGACAAATTCCATGAGGCCAATACCAAAGAcccacaggaagtgttgaggaGGATCAACCTGGTTCCAGAACTTCAGGGTTCTTTGAGTAGCCAGGTGGCCGAGCAACTCTTTTCATGTATGCGCAAGAACAATTACTTCCTCAATAACATGGCTCCCTCAACACACGTTTTTTTGATGAGAAACCTAATacatcacagaaacaacaaaacgaATGCGCAGCTTTTAGAAAAGCTGCTACAGAGAGGACGTGCGTCACATCGTTTGCAAGACATCACACTGGACAAATTTGGACAAGCAGTATTtg GGCCCCCAGCACCTGATTTGCCGACACAGCATCATCCTGCAGTCGCTGGAACACCTCAGCAGCTACATGAGCGCCCCACTGACCCAAACACAG ACACTAATGCTTGTGGACCACATTGTGAAATGATCACAAAATGTGAGAATGTGAGACCATGCCGAGCATCATGGACCTTCAAGCTACATCCTGCCCAAGAGCAGTTG CTTGAACATGTGTTGGACACCCACAAACCAGCAGACGAACTCATtgtaaaaacaggaaaaagttGCCTGACCCGAAGTGACTTCTGGAGGCTTGGATTGAACAAGGAAATGGAATCAACC ATAGGAAATGCGTGTTTTGAAGTCATTGAGAAAATTGCTCAATCACAG gggaaaaacatttttgtggctGACCTCTACATCGTACCAACCTGGCGAAAACCAACATTGTGTGATCCACTTGTAAGCTTACCT AATGATGCTTCAAGCAGAGATGCCATTGTCATTCCTGTGTGGAAACCTGGGCATTTCCTGCTCTCT GTTTTGAAACCAACACAGAGAGAAATCCTCTTTCTTGACTCCCTAAGTGCTCCATTAGGATTTGGTGATGAGGAGATGATGGGACTGCTGAG AAACCTTTCCCAGTCACTAAATCCTGGCAACTGGACAGAGAAAACTGGATTACAAATTCAG GGTTTTCCACGACAAACAGGCGGGATTGACTGTGGCATCTTCATGTTGATG AATGCACTTTACACCACACTGGATGCTCCATATGACTTTTCTATT AATGACATGCCACTTTTGCGACAGTGGTGGTGTATCATCCTTATGGAAAATTTTGACCTTGGAAG CCATGGAAAGCGGTTTGCCCACTGGACAGATGCATCAAAAGCCGTCCTGCGAG GATGA